In Primulina tabacum isolate GXHZ01 unplaced genomic scaffold, ASM2559414v2 Contig390, whole genome shotgun sequence, the following are encoded in one genomic region:
- the LOC142534154 gene encoding uncharacterized protein LOC142534154 yields MAQLERTQRSAESPKTPRAQTSPTFEQLLRAEDAQWQSSHTSPLYGVNHDQEEHTSPTNNKKSVLTKVKEQAKKLRHSLSGKRRHSDEQDDHNSPPPWGVTLDDDDNDNELDVDPEFLGAPMYESELAPASYIENARQHPRAVPVLSEKHMLSNNGKQEAADQEKDKPFSPSKTISETVSEKFAPAYAAVSDATHTIASKIACLTVTTPESQETSRHASKIHVGAQDNATDVACISVAPHANYDAKKLIETSGNASKSGGSPQKWDKGVSMKEYFLNKLEPGEDEKALSQAIKEAISPTKNATSDAGVVDKVKEAVTSFFWHEEQSSSMAMAGGSTSVRTIFSDSPTYTKKNRISTNTYPSKVSESASANYSLHIPISSHVHEEHAEENLGRILQTN; encoded by the exons ATGGCTCAGCTCGAAAGGACACAGAGATCGGCCGAGAGTCCTAAAACACCTAGAGCTCAGACGTCACCGACGTTTGAGCAACTATTGAGAG CGGAAGATGCACAGTGGCAATCATCACACACGTCGCCTCTCTATGGAGTGAATCATGATCAAGAAGAGCACACCAGTCCCACAAACAACAAAAAGTCGGTTCTCACCAAGGTAAAGGAGCAAGCTAAGAAGTTGAGGCACAGTCTGAGTGGCAAGAGGAGACACAGTGACGAGCAAGATGATCATAACAGCCCCCCACCCTGGGGCGTTACCTTGGATGACGATGACAACGACAATGAACTAGACGTCGATCCTGAATTTCTAGGAGCCCCAA TGTATGAATCGGAATTGGCTCCGGCTAGCTACATAGAGAATGCCAGGCAACATCCAAGAGCAGTTCCGGTGCTTTCTGAGAAACACATGTTGTCTAACAATGGCAAACAGGAAGCAGCAGATCAAGAAAAAGACAAGCCCTTTAGCCCAAGCAAGACCATCAGCGAAACCGTTTCCGAGAAATTTGCTCCAGCGTACGCCGCGGTTTCTGATGCAACTCACACAATTGCATCGAAGATTGCTTGCCTAACTGTGACAACTCCTGAATCGCAAGAAACATCAAGACATGCTTCCAAGATTCATGTAGGTGCACAAGATAATGCAACAGATGTTGCATGCATTTCAGTTGCGCCACATGCAAATTATGATGCCAAGAAACTGATTGAAACCTCAGGAAATGCAAGTAAATCTGGTGGCAGTCCTCAAAAGTGGGACAAAGGTGTTTCAATGAAAGAGTACTTCTTGAATAAGCTGGAGCCTGGAGAGGACGAAAAGGCTCTTTCACAGGCTATAAAAGAAGCCATAAGCCCAACAAAAAATGCCACTAGCGATGCAGGTGTGGTGGATAAGGTTAAAGAGGCTGTAACTTCGTTTTTCTGGCACGAAGAGCAATCTAGCTCAATGGCAATGGCAGGAGGATCAACTTCTGTTCGTACCATCTTCTCAGATAGTCCAACTTACACTAAAAAAAATCGAATCTCCACCAATACATATCCCTCAAAAGTTTCCGAATCTGCCAGTGCTAACTACTCACTTCATATCCCAATTTCGTCCCACGTCCACGAAG AGCATGCAGAAGAAAATCTAGGAAGGATACTGCAAACCAATTGA